A genomic region of Maledivibacter sp. contains the following coding sequences:
- a CDS encoding glycosyltransferase, protein MKKVVVFTVSTGGGHNQAAKSISSKFKLYDYDVTVVDILKVTNKALEKLFAEGYEILSCNLPIVYRSLYNYSDKKIINVKLTKYIYRIFKRKIYKLICEIDPDLIVGTHPFIVNIISNLKQRKRLYMPFISVVTDFKAHSTYFNKHVDAYITGSTYTNLGMIEKGIPKEKLYSYGIPIRQEFLLYEDNCDSKINNDFTVLLMGGSMGIKSIGKVLKGLVNCKNTLKIIVVCGNNKSLMNRIESNYRGNENVIVYGFTDEIPKLMNNADILISKPGGLTVSEAIVKRLPILIPYMLPGQEEDNAEFLMNSGIAVVVKDIETIDEIVDNLVNEPQILKDMKSRMEGIAQSYSVDNIVKLGEKLIEKYRVKYSLKKAE, encoded by the coding sequence ATGAAAAAAGTGGTTGTTTTTACTGTATCAACTGGTGGAGGACACAATCAAGCAGCGAAATCCATTTCTTCTAAATTTAAATTGTATGATTATGATGTAACGGTAGTAGATATATTAAAGGTTACCAATAAAGCATTGGAAAAATTATTTGCAGAAGGGTATGAAATATTATCCTGTAATTTACCTATTGTATATAGAAGTCTTTATAATTATAGTGATAAAAAGATTATAAATGTTAAATTGACTAAATATATATACAGGATTTTTAAAAGAAAGATATATAAGCTTATTTGTGAGATAGATCCTGATTTGATAGTGGGGACCCATCCATTTATAGTGAATATAATAAGTAATCTAAAGCAAAGAAAAAGATTATATATGCCTTTTATATCAGTAGTAACAGATTTTAAAGCACATAGTACATATTTTAATAAGCATGTGGATGCATATATTACTGGCAGCACATACACTAACCTAGGTATGATTGAAAAAGGTATACCTAAAGAAAAACTATATTCCTATGGAATACCTATTAGACAGGAATTCTTATTATATGAAGATAATTGTGATAGTAAAATAAATAATGATTTCACTGTACTTTTAATGGGTGGAAGTATGGGAATAAAATCTATTGGAAAAGTTTTAAAGGGTTTAGTAAATTGCAAAAATACACTGAAAATAATTGTTGTATGTGGAAACAATAAGTCCTTGATGAATAGGATAGAATCAAATTATAGGGGCAATGAAAATGTAATAGTCTATGGTTTTACGGATGAGATTCCTAAGTTAATGAACAATGCAGATATTTTGATTTCTAAGCCCGGGGGATTAACTGTATCTGAGGCCATAGTAAAGAGATTACCTATCTTAATACCATATATGCTTCCTGGTCAAGAGGAGGACAATGCAGAATTTTTGATGAATTCAGGAATAGCAGTAGTAGTAAAGGATATTGAAACAATAGATGAGATAGTAGACAATTTAGTTAATGAACCTCAAATACTGAAGGACATGAAGTCAAGAATGGAAGGCATAGCTCAGAGCTATTCCGTTGATAATATTGTTAAGCTTGGTGAAAAACTGATTGAAAAGTATA
- the galU gene encoding UTP--glucose-1-phosphate uridylyltransferase GalU, with amino-acid sequence MKVRKAIIPAAGLGTRFLPATKAQPKEMLPIVDKPTIQYIIEEAVESGIEEILIITGRNKRAIEDHFDRSIELEMTLEKKGKNQLLSQIKDISNMVNIHYIRQKEPKGLGHAINCARSFVGNEPFAVLLGDDIVYNQYPCLKQLINIYDEYKTSILGVQTVASKDVSKYGIIDGKFIENDVYKIKNLVEKPLEEEAPSNIAILGRYIITPEIFDILDNTKPGAGGEIQLTDALKELSIKQAMYAYIFKGIRYDVGNKLGFLKATIEFALRREDLQNDFKDYLCELLKNDL; translated from the coding sequence ATGAAAGTAAGAAAGGCTATAATACCAGCGGCTGGATTGGGAACAAGGTTTCTGCCAGCTACAAAGGCACAACCTAAAGAAATGCTTCCAATTGTTGACAAACCAACCATTCAATATATTATTGAAGAAGCCGTAGAATCTGGAATAGAGGAAATACTAATAATTACAGGGCGTAATAAAAGAGCAATAGAAGATCATTTTGACAGGTCAATTGAATTAGAGATGACCTTAGAAAAGAAGGGAAAAAATCAACTACTTTCTCAGATAAAGGACATTTCAAATATGGTTAATATACATTACATTAGACAAAAAGAGCCTAAAGGCTTAGGCCATGCAATCAATTGTGCAAGAAGTTTTGTGGGAAATGAACCATTTGCAGTATTACTTGGAGATGATATAGTTTATAATCAATATCCCTGCTTGAAACAGTTAATAAATATATACGATGAATATAAGACATCTATACTAGGAGTTCAGACGGTTGCTAGTAAGGATGTGAGCAAATATGGTATAATTGATGGAAAGTTTATTGAAAATGATGTTTATAAGATTAAAAATTTAGTTGAAAAACCCCTTGAAGAGGAAGCACCTTCAAATATTGCTATTTTGGGTAGATATATTATTACACCGGAAATATTTGATATTCTTGATAATACTAAGCCTGGGGCAGGGGGCGAAATACAGCTGACCGATGCTTTAAAGGAACTATCCATAAAGCAGGCTATGTATGCCTATATATTTAAGGGTATTAGATATGATGTTGGAAATAAATTGGGATTTTTGAAAGCTACAATAGAATTTGCTTTAAGAAGAGAGGACTTGCAGAATGATTTCAAAGATTACTTATGTGAGTTATTAAAAAACGACCTATAA
- a CDS encoding methyl-accepting chemotaxis protein yields the protein MFKFKSLKTKLITMIGLAVLISFITTIFFVTIKSNNMARESSFKQTEQLAQNYGNHVKAEIEVSMNSARTLAQTFESLKNAEKIDREGLNLILKNVLEKNPDFLAVWSCWEPNALDGKDSELINTTGSNELGRFLPYWVRDNGKIIVTPLVDVETSEFYKIAKDTNEEVITNPYYYNVGGKDILMTSLVVPIMDDGKFLGVAGIDISLETFQKMVSQIKPFETGYTSLIAYNGVYVGHKDLDHIGKDMGNTTERIEAKKAIKESESYETITISNSTKEKVYRYYTPIHIGKTKTPWSFAVSVPMNKILEQANKIRNFSLLFGFISIIIVLSILYFTASNIVNPIHKTIDMLKDIAQGEGDLTRRLDIYADDEIGELSKWFNLFIQKIQKLVAQVKRNAEALAESSHQISLGMEQANKGVEELANGISNVSDSSQNNASVVEETTASIEELADSTDVVSKESKNTFSSSQYILEAANIGEKNILEVVNVNNSVKESTNEVYNSIKQLKNTSDKIGEIVSIITNISEQTNLLALNAAIEAARAGDHGKGFAVVADEVRKLAEESKKSALSITSLISEIQNKSESANTSIVQGQKLVEMSVEKSNTTNEQFKNILGSIKEINKKIEIISNSSIQQSQVAEEMTKAMDEISSSTQNNASTIQQINSVIEHQASSFEQIGSSMEELSNMAMELKNQTNQFKVD from the coding sequence ATGTTCAAATTTAAAAGCTTAAAAACAAAACTTATAACAATGATTGGACTTGCTGTTCTGATTTCTTTTATAACCACAATTTTCTTTGTAACAATTAAGTCAAATAATATGGCAAGAGAATCCTCCTTTAAACAAACTGAGCAGCTAGCACAAAATTATGGAAATCATGTCAAAGCAGAAATTGAAGTTAGTATGAACAGCGCAAGAACTCTAGCTCAAACATTTGAAAGCTTAAAAAATGCAGAAAAGATAGATAGGGAAGGTTTAAATCTTATATTGAAAAATGTACTAGAAAAAAACCCAGACTTCCTTGCGGTTTGGTCATGTTGGGAACCAAATGCTTTAGATGGAAAGGACAGCGAATTAATAAATACAACTGGCTCGAATGAATTAGGAAGATTTTTACCCTATTGGGTTAGAGATAATGGAAAAATTATAGTAACCCCCCTTGTGGATGTTGAAACAAGCGAGTTCTATAAAATAGCTAAAGATACAAATGAAGAAGTAATTACAAATCCATACTACTATAATGTAGGAGGAAAAGATATATTAATGACAAGTTTAGTTGTTCCCATAATGGATGATGGTAAGTTTTTAGGTGTAGCCGGAATAGATATTTCACTAGAAACCTTTCAAAAAATGGTTTCTCAAATAAAACCCTTTGAAACAGGATATACTTCACTTATTGCATATAACGGTGTTTATGTTGGACATAAAGATTTAGATCATATAGGAAAAGATATGGGAAATACAACGGAACGAATAGAAGCTAAAAAAGCCATAAAAGAAAGTGAATCATATGAAACCATAACTATATCCAATTCCACAAAGGAAAAAGTTTATAGATACTATACTCCCATACATATTGGAAAAACTAAAACCCCCTGGTCTTTTGCTGTAAGTGTTCCAATGAACAAAATCCTAGAGCAGGCAAATAAGATTAGAAATTTTTCACTGCTATTTGGATTCATTTCTATAATCATTGTCCTCAGCATTTTATATTTTACCGCCAGCAATATAGTTAATCCAATCCATAAAACAATAGATATGCTTAAGGATATTGCACAAGGAGAAGGAGATTTGACAAGACGACTGGATATATATGCAGATGATGAAATAGGAGAACTTTCAAAATGGTTTAATTTATTTATACAAAAGATTCAGAAATTAGTTGCACAGGTAAAAAGAAATGCAGAGGCTTTAGCCGAATCATCTCATCAGATATCCTTGGGCATGGAACAAGCAAATAAGGGAGTAGAAGAACTGGCAAATGGTATATCAAATGTATCCGATAGCTCTCAAAACAATGCAAGTGTCGTTGAAGAAACGACTGCTAGTATCGAGGAACTAGCAGATAGTACAGATGTTGTTTCAAAGGAATCGAAAAATACATTTTCAAGCAGTCAATATATTTTAGAAGCTGCAAATATTGGTGAAAAAAATATACTAGAGGTCGTAAATGTAAATAACAGTGTAAAGGAATCAACAAATGAAGTTTATAATTCTATTAAGCAACTTAAAAATACATCGGATAAAATTGGAGAAATTGTATCCATAATAACAAATATATCAGAACAAACCAATCTTTTGGCATTAAATGCAGCTATTGAAGCGGCTAGAGCAGGTGATCATGGGAAAGGTTTTGCAGTAGTAGCCGACGAAGTTCGAAAATTAGCAGAGGAAAGTAAAAAATCAGCATTATCTATTACTTCATTAATATCCGAAATTCAAAATAAATCAGAAAGTGCAAATACATCAATTGTACAGGGGCAAAAACTAGTAGAAATGAGTGTAGAAAAATCAAATACCACAAATGAGCAATTTAAAAATATTTTGGGATCCATAAAAGAAATCAATAAAAAAATAGAAATTATATCCAATTCATCAATACAACAGTCACAGGTTGCTGAAGAGATGACGAAGGCAATGGATGAGATATCATCATCTACTCAGAATAATGCAAGCACAATACAGCAAATTAATAGCGTTATAGAACATCAAGCTAGTTCATTTGAGCAAATTGGATCAAGTATGGAAGAATTAAGTAATATGGCAATGGAATTGAAAAATCAAACTAATCAATTTAAAGTAGATTAA
- a CDS encoding YjgN family protein — protein sequence MKGGLKLESNIKTADSYFDGGLLGLIGTNLLGYIVTAFTLGICFPWSVVMKERWIAEHTVVGGKRLRFTGTAMGLFGQWIKILLLCIITLGIYGFWANLAIKKWVVQHTKFA from the coding sequence ATGAAAGGAGGGCTCAAATTGGAAAGTAATATTAAAACTGCTGATTCATATTTTGATGGTGGTCTTTTGGGACTAATTGGAACTAATTTATTAGGTTATATCGTAACAGCTTTCACTCTTGGAATCTGTTTTCCTTGGTCTGTAGTTATGAAAGAAAGATGGATTGCAGAGCATACTGTTGTCGGGGGTAAAAGACTTAGATTTACGGGTACTGCTATGGGACTATTTGGTCAATGGATAAAAATCCTATTATTATGCATAATTACATTAGGCATATATGGTTTCTGGGCAAATTTAGCTATTAAGAAATGGGTTGTGCAACATACAAAATTCGCTTAA
- a CDS encoding recombinase family protein → MNVCIYLRKSRAEEKMSVEEVLNRHRTTLLAYAQNENYSIVDIKEEIVSGESITRRPKMLELLQEVENGKYDAVLVMDIDRLGRGNMREQGLILETFKEFDTKIITPRKIYDLTDEFDEEFSEFEAFMARRELKIIKKRLQRGRLKSIEEGNYISPYAPYGYDKKDRTLIINKEEAPVIKLIFDLYVNKGYGDTKIAKYLQDRNILNKNKNTSWEKTTIRNIIKNPVYIGMVTWNKRIYRYQDNGKRTSISRDKEEWRIYNGKHSPIISEDIFNKAQLLSKDRYVPHLHSNRRLRNPLSNLVRCGACGATMTTRTAKGKKDSLRCYKHCGGVKSSYIYLVEEKVLDILLKEFNKIKFEFEHEEKKLNNIEIEVLKGSIKAKNKEINKLKKQKEKLYDLLEQGIYHNSTFLDRMDTITKKIDVANNEIERLDKQLFNLNTDIDKANNKIPYINNSIKFIEETYHSLDAEQKNRFLKTFIEKIIYFKDKDAGKNDFDLKVIMKI, encoded by the coding sequence ATGAATGTATGTATTTACCTAAGGAAATCCAGAGCTGAGGAAAAAATGTCTGTAGAGGAAGTTCTGAATAGGCATAGGACTACCCTTTTAGCTTATGCTCAAAATGAAAATTATAGTATAGTTGATATTAAAGAAGAAATCGTAAGTGGTGAGTCTATCACTAGACGACCTAAGATGCTTGAGCTGCTACAGGAGGTTGAGAATGGTAAGTATGATGCGGTACTAGTTATGGATATAGATAGGCTTGGAAGGGGTAACATGAGAGAACAGGGTCTTATATTAGAAACCTTTAAAGAATTTGATACTAAGATTATTACTCCCAGAAAAATATATGACCTAACGGATGAATTCGATGAAGAGTTTTCTGAGTTCGAAGCCTTTATGGCTCGCAGGGAACTAAAGATTATTAAGAAGCGTCTACAACGGGGAAGACTTAAAAGCATTGAGGAAGGTAACTATATATCCCCTTATGCTCCCTATGGATATGATAAAAAGGATAGAACCTTAATAATAAATAAGGAAGAAGCCCCTGTCATTAAATTGATATTCGATCTATATGTCAATAAGGGATATGGAGATACGAAAATAGCTAAGTATTTACAAGATAGAAATATACTTAATAAGAATAAAAATACTTCCTGGGAAAAAACTACTATAAGAAATATCATTAAAAACCCTGTTTATATTGGCATGGTCACATGGAATAAAAGAATATATAGATACCAAGATAACGGGAAAAGAACAAGTATATCTAGGGACAAAGAAGAGTGGAGGATTTATAATGGTAAGCACAGTCCCATTATATCTGAAGATATATTCAACAAGGCTCAATTATTATCTAAGGATAGATACGTCCCCCATCTACATAGTAATAGAAGGTTGAGAAATCCTTTATCTAATCTTGTTAGATGCGGTGCCTGTGGTGCTACAATGACCACAAGAACAGCTAAAGGAAAAAAGGATAGCTTAAGATGCTATAAACATTGTGGCGGTGTTAAATCAAGCTATATATATTTAGTTGAAGAAAAAGTTTTAGACATTTTACTTAAGGAATTTAATAAAATTAAATTTGAATTTGAACATGAAGAAAAAAAACTGAATAATATAGAAATTGAAGTTTTAAAAGGCTCCATTAAGGCGAAGAATAAAGAAATTAATAAACTTAAGAAACAAAAGGAAAAGCTATATGACTTACTAGAGCAAGGGATATACCATAACAGTACTTTTTTAGATAGAATGGATACTATAACCAAAAAAATTGATGTAGCAAATAATGAAATAGAAAGGCTTGACAAGCAATTATTTAACCTCAATACTGATATTGATAAGGCAAATAATAAAATCCCATATATTAATAATTCCATTAAGTTCATTGAGGAAACCTATCACAGCCTTGATGCTGAACAAAAAAATAGATTTCTGAAAACCTTCATTGAAAAAATCATATATTTTAAAGACAAAGATGCTGGTAAAAATGACTTTGACTTAAAAGTCATCATGAAAATATAA
- a CDS encoding transglycosylase SLT domain-containing protein, with amino-acid sequence MKVKSKRMLNIIVLIGIIINTLYISYAQYSIKDNSNVNIAKTEGLKEEYSILSAEIDKKIDDMEKLLKELQDNQGVLDELEKIQKQIGVNITHDSKQIGEIVEKTPLDFQSAAIVMAYSKKFNIQPSLILAVIKLESNFNKFEVGAHKDRGYMQIIPSTEKWLVEKYGYKLGFEYDPQRIFEPVYNIGLGVVYLSILKEAYGENYDRILSEYNRGPYNLKAYYQKHKTYSTSYSRGVLSREKKFIGLND; translated from the coding sequence ATGAAAGTAAAGAGTAAAAGAATGCTTAATATAATTGTATTAATAGGTATAATTATAAATACTTTATACATTAGCTATGCACAGTATTCAATAAAAGATAATTCTAATGTGAATATTGCTAAGACAGAGGGCTTAAAGGAAGAATATTCTATTTTATCCGCTGAAATTGATAAAAAGATTGATGATATGGAAAAATTACTAAAAGAGCTTCAGGATAATCAAGGGGTTTTAGATGAGCTAGAAAAAATACAAAAGCAAATAGGTGTGAATATAACCCATGACTCAAAACAGATTGGGGAGATAGTAGAGAAGACTCCCCTAGATTTTCAATCGGCGGCTATAGTTATGGCCTATTCAAAAAAGTTTAATATACAACCTTCATTGATTTTAGCAGTTATTAAACTGGAGAGCAACTTTAATAAATTTGAGGTTGGAGCCCATAAGGATAGGGGATATATGCAGATTATACCATCAACAGAAAAGTGGTTGGTGGAGAAATATGGATATAAACTGGGATTTGAATATGATCCCCAGCGTATATTTGAGCCAGTATATAATATCGGTTTGGGTGTAGTTTATTTAAGTATCTTAAAAGAAGCCTATGGAGAAAATTATGATAGAATTCTGTCTGAATATAATAGGGGCCCGTATAATTTAAAGGCCTATTACCAAAAACATAAGACCTATTCAACTAGTTATTCAAGGGGTGTTTTGAGTAGGGAAAAAAAATTTATTGGATTAAATGATTAA
- a CDS encoding DUF3810 domain-containing protein: MNINKLIKKILLLLFLPIGIIISFFASKSPNIIESIYSNNIYRFISQSISLVTSILPFSVGEFLCYFIILFFVLLLFKTILKTIRTPKGKKHIIMDFILNTLAFISIGYFIFITIWGLNYHRLPFSDISGLDTKPTSIDELVMLCDDLIDHGNELRSKIQKDSSGVMNLSYNNATAFANASLGYEKASNIYPELGGNYGQPKGVTLSKGMSMAGISGMYFPFTCEANVNIEIPDSMIPCTASHEMAHQRGFAREDEANFIAYLTCNMHPDVQFQYSGTLLALIHSMNTLYKYDKEKYLELHKKYDKGMLKDLLFINEFWQSYEGPVEKASSKLNNAYLKSNYQDDGIQSYGRMVDLLLAHYREKNKSN; this comes from the coding sequence ATGAATATTAATAAACTAATAAAAAAGATTCTACTATTACTTTTTTTACCGATTGGAATAATTATATCTTTTTTTGCTTCCAAATCACCTAACATAATTGAAAGCATATATTCAAACAATATATATAGATTTATATCACAGTCCATCAGTTTGGTAACAAGTATTTTGCCATTTTCCGTTGGAGAATTTCTATGCTATTTTATTATTTTATTTTTTGTTCTGTTGTTATTTAAAACAATTTTGAAAACCATTAGAACCCCTAAGGGGAAAAAACATATTATTATGGATTTCATATTAAATACTTTAGCATTCATCAGTATAGGTTATTTTATCTTTATAACGATTTGGGGACTTAATTATCATCGCCTACCCTTTTCAGATATTTCGGGATTAGATACAAAACCTACTTCCATAGATGAACTAGTTATGCTTTGTGATGATCTCATAGATCATGGCAATGAACTAAGGAGTAAAATTCAAAAAGATTCATCTGGGGTGATGAATCTATCCTATAATAATGCTACTGCCTTTGCTAATGCTTCATTAGGATATGAAAAAGCTTCAAATATCTATCCAGAACTTGGTGGTAATTACGGTCAACCTAAAGGAGTAACTTTGTCTAAAGGTATGTCTATGGCTGGCATATCGGGAATGTATTTTCCATTTACCTGTGAAGCAAATGTTAATATAGAAATACCCGATTCCATGATTCCCTGTACGGCATCCCATGAAATGGCCCATCAACGGGGTTTTGCTAGGGAAGATGAAGCTAACTTCATAGCATATTTAACCTGCAATATGCATCCCGATGTTCAATTTCAATACTCTGGTACCCTCTTGGCTTTGATTCACTCAATGAATACCCTTTATAAATATGATAAGGAGAAATATCTAGAACTTCATAAAAAGTATGATAAAGGTATGCTTAAGGATTTACTGTTTATAAATGAATTCTGGCAATCCTACGAAGGTCCTGTAGAAAAGGCATCTAGTAAACTTAATAATGCATATCTTAAATCCAATTATCAAGATGACGGTATACAAAGCTATGGCAGGATGGTAGATCTATTATTAGCACATTATAGAGAAAAAAACAAAAGCAATTAA
- a CDS encoding citrate/2-methylcitrate synthase — protein sequence MSKNSSAKLLEELSIIAEKNNFIKPEIYNMFNIKRGLRNSNGTGVKVGLTKVGHIQGYTFQNNEKIPTDGELLYRGMKLTDIVNGFQKQRRYGFEECAYLLLFGELPTRERLNEFNDLLDQWRKLPTSFTENMILKIPSKDIMNKLQRSVLVLYSHDDNPDGISVKNILMQSIRLIARFPTIISYGYQAKAHYFDDKSLFIHCPQKGMGTAENILFMIRPDNSYTKTEAEILDLCLVIHAEHGGGNNSAFATHVVSSSGTDTYSAIAAAVGALKGPKHGGANIRVREMIQDIKENVSNWKDKSIIKDYLLKILRKEAYNREGLIYGMGHAVYTKSDPRAVLLKDKALELAIEKDAIDEFNLYKNIEEMTIEIFKEIKGENSLICANVDLYSGFVYDMLNIPKELYTPIFAAARLPGWCAHRIEQIVSDKKILRPAYANIDMDSKYIPMDKRY from the coding sequence TTGTCTAAGAATTCCTCCGCAAAATTGTTAGAGGAACTATCAATTATAGCTGAGAAAAATAACTTCATCAAACCTGAAATATATAATATGTTTAACATAAAAAGAGGATTAAGAAATAGTAATGGTACAGGTGTAAAGGTAGGACTTACTAAGGTCGGCCATATTCAAGGATATACGTTTCAAAACAATGAAAAAATACCCACAGATGGAGAACTATTATATAGAGGAATGAAGCTTACCGATATAGTAAATGGATTTCAAAAGCAAAGGCGATATGGTTTTGAAGAATGTGCATATCTTCTTTTATTTGGGGAGCTACCAACTAGAGAAAGGCTTAATGAATTTAATGATCTATTAGATCAGTGGAGAAAGCTCCCTACAAGCTTTACAGAAAATATGATCCTTAAGATTCCGAGCAAGGATATTATGAATAAGCTCCAAAGAAGTGTTTTAGTCTTGTATTCCCACGATGACAATCCAGATGGTATTAGTGTAAAAAATATTTTAATGCAAAGTATAAGGCTCATTGCTAGATTTCCAACCATAATATCCTATGGGTATCAGGCAAAAGCTCATTACTTTGACGATAAAAGTTTATTTATACATTGTCCTCAAAAAGGCATGGGAACAGCGGAAAATATTCTATTTATGATAAGACCGGATAACAGCTATACTAAAACTGAAGCAGAAATTTTGGATTTATGTCTTGTGATACATGCAGAGCATGGTGGAGGAAACAATTCAGCCTTCGCTACCCATGTTGTTTCTTCTTCTGGAACGGACACCTATTCTGCTATTGCAGCAGCGGTAGGAGCTTTAAAGGGGCCTAAACATGGGGGAGCAAATATTAGGGTCAGAGAAATGATACAGGATATTAAAGAAAATGTTTCAAATTGGAAGGATAAGAGTATAATTAAAGATTATCTACTGAAAATATTAAGAAAAGAAGCTTACAATAGGGAAGGTCTAATTTATGGTATGGGCCATGCTGTATATACTAAATCAGATCCTAGAGCTGTACTATTAAAGGATAAAGCTTTAGAGCTTGCCATTGAAAAGGATGCAATAGATGAGTTTAATCTATACAAAAATATTGAAGAAATGACTATCGAAATATTTAAGGAGATAAAGGGCGAGAATTCACTAATATGTGCTAATGTAGATTTGTATTCGGGCTTTGTCTATGACATGTTAAATATTCCCAAGGAGCTTTATACACCTATTTTTGCAGCCGCTAGATTACCAGGATGGTGTGCCCATCGAATCGAACAAATTGTCAGTGATAAAAAGATACTTAGACCGGCATATGCAAATATAGATATGGATAGTAAGTATATCCCCATGGATAAAAGATACTAG
- a CDS encoding isocitrate/isopropylmalate family dehydrogenase has translation MYDVTLIPGDGIGPEVVDSTKKIIDAVGVDVKWDIVNAGSDVYSKKGVLIPDEVFESIEKNKVVLKGPITTPIGSGFRSINVLLRKKYDLFANVRPVKNINGIKTPFEEIDLVIFRENTEGLYSGIERMTSKDAAEAIKIITRKSSQRIINEAFKYAKKNNKKKVAVVHKANIMKLTDGLFLNCAREIAKNYPDIQLQEVIVDNMCMQLVMNPSKYEIIVTTNLYGDILSDLCSGLVGGLGLVPGANIGKNMAIFEAVHGSATDIAGKNIANPTAVILSGAMMLKYLGENRKSQLIVKAVNKTIEEGVYVTRDLGGLASTKDMTKAIIEKLMG, from the coding sequence ATGTATGATGTGACCCTTATACCCGGGGATGGAATAGGACCAGAAGTAGTGGATTCTACGAAAAAAATTATTGATGCAGTAGGCGTAGATGTAAAATGGGATATTGTCAATGCAGGATCCGATGTATATTCAAAAAAGGGAGTTCTTATTCCAGATGAGGTATTTGAAAGCATAGAAAAAAACAAAGTAGTCCTTAAGGGCCCTATCACAACTCCAATTGGGTCAGGCTTCAGAAGTATAAATGTATTGCTCAGAAAAAAGTATGATTTATTTGCTAATGTTAGACCAGTTAAAAACATTAATGGTATCAAGACTCCCTTTGAAGAAATAGATTTAGTTATATTCAGAGAAAATACTGAGGGACTTTATAGCGGTATAGAAAGGATGACCAGTAAAGATGCAGCAGAAGCTATAAAGATTATTACGAGAAAATCCTCCCAAAGAATTATCAATGAAGCTTTTAAATATGCAAAGAAAAATAATAAGAAGAAGGTAGCTGTAGTTCATAAGGCTAATATAATGAAGCTTACGGATGGGTTATTCTTAAATTGTGCAAGGGAGATTGCAAAAAATTATCCTGACATACAACTACAGGAAGTTATAGTTGATAATATGTGTATGCAATTAGTAATGAATCCATCAAAGTATGAGATAATTGTAACTACAAACCTATATGGAGATATTCTATCTGATTTATGCTCTGGCCTCGTAGGGGGACTTGGACTCGTACCCGGTGCCAATATAGGCAAGAATATGGCAATATTTGAAGCAGTTCATGGAAGTGCCACAGATATTGCAGGAAAAAACATTGCAAATCCAACTGCAGTAATATTATCCGGGGCAATGATGTTAAAATATTTAGGGGAAAATAGAAAGTCACAGTTAATAGTTAAGGCAGTTAATAAGACCATTGAAGAAGGGGTATATGTAACACGAGATTTAGGAGGATTAGCATCAACTAAGGATATGACTAAAGCAATAATAGAAAAACTGATGGGCTAA